A stretch of Natronococcus sp. CG52 DNA encodes these proteins:
- a CDS encoding methionine synthase, translated as MTTNENKDQFRPEEHENDHFLLTTVVGSYPKPKWLNRAKELYQDPDHGFDEDDYQEAKDDASRLITNEHERAGLDVVVDGEMRRNEMVEFFAHRIEGYEFNGPVKVWGHNYFDKPSVVNEVEYDESWLVDEYEFTADASDRPVKVPITGPYTLANWSFNEAYDDDEELAYELADLVNEEIEKLVEAGARYIQIDEPALATTPDDHAIVGECLERIVADIPEEVRISLHVCYGDYSRIYPEILEFPVDEFDLELANGDYEQLDVFKDPEFTKDLALGVTDAHVAEVESVEQIEKNILKGLEVVPPERLVVSPDCGVKLLPREVAYGKMANMVEAARNVEADLDEGNVDVERGTPAPADD; from the coding sequence ATGACCACGAACGAGAACAAGGATCAGTTCCGACCCGAGGAGCACGAAAACGACCACTTCCTGCTGACGACCGTCGTCGGCTCCTACCCCAAACCGAAGTGGCTGAACCGCGCGAAGGAGCTCTACCAGGACCCCGACCACGGGTTCGACGAGGACGACTATCAGGAGGCCAAGGACGACGCGTCCCGCCTCATCACGAACGAACACGAGCGCGCCGGACTCGACGTCGTCGTCGACGGCGAGATGCGGCGCAACGAGATGGTCGAGTTCTTCGCCCACCGCATCGAGGGCTACGAGTTCAACGGCCCCGTCAAGGTGTGGGGCCACAACTACTTCGACAAGCCGAGCGTCGTCAACGAGGTCGAGTACGACGAGAGCTGGCTGGTCGACGAGTACGAGTTCACTGCCGACGCGAGCGATCGCCCGGTGAAAGTCCCCATCACGGGTCCCTACACCCTCGCAAACTGGTCGTTCAACGAGGCCTACGACGACGACGAGGAACTCGCCTACGAGCTCGCCGACCTCGTCAACGAGGAGATCGAGAAGCTCGTCGAGGCCGGCGCTCGCTACATCCAGATCGACGAGCCCGCCCTCGCGACGACGCCCGACGACCACGCCATCGTCGGCGAGTGTCTCGAGCGCATCGTCGCCGACATTCCCGAGGAGGTCCGCATCAGCCTCCACGTCTGTTACGGCGACTACTCCCGCATTTATCCGGAGATCCTCGAGTTCCCGGTCGACGAGTTCGACCTCGAACTCGCCAACGGCGACTACGAGCAGCTCGACGTCTTCAAGGACCCCGAGTTCACGAAGGACCTCGCGCTCGGCGTCACCGACGCCCACGTCGCCGAGGTCGAGTCCGTCGAACAGATCGAGAAGAACATTTTGAAGGGCCTCGAGGTCGTCCCGCCGGAACGGCTGGTCGTCTCGCCGGACTGCGGCGTGAAGCTGCTGCCCCGCGAGGTCGCCTACGGCAAGATGGCGAACATGGTCGAAGCCGCCCGCAACGTCGAAGCCGACCTCGACGAGGGTAACGTCGACGTCGAACGCGGAACGCCCGCGCCGGCCGACGACTGA